Proteins from one Hydrogenophaga sp. SL48 genomic window:
- the crcB gene encoding fluoride efflux transporter CrcB, translating into MLQVIAISLGASVGALSRWQLSLWLNQGHAVLPWGTLAANWIGAWLVGVAVVFFHSQTQLDPAWRLAIVTGFLGALTTFSTFSVEVVGMLQHARYLLAFGTAVLHLLGSLLLTVLGMKMAGWWWAPA; encoded by the coding sequence ATGTTGCAAGTCATCGCCATCAGCCTCGGCGCCAGCGTCGGCGCGCTCTCGCGCTGGCAGCTGAGCCTGTGGCTCAACCAGGGGCACGCCGTGCTGCCCTGGGGCACGCTGGCAGCCAACTGGATCGGGGCCTGGCTGGTGGGTGTGGCGGTGGTGTTCTTCCACAGCCAGACCCAGCTGGACCCGGCCTGGCGGCTGGCCATCGTGACCGGCTTTCTGGGCGCGCTCACCACCTTCTCCACCTTCTCGGTGGAGGTGGTCGGCATGTTGCAGCACGCGCGCTACCTGCTGGCCTTCGGCACCGCGGTCCTGCACCTGCTCGGCTCGCTGCTGCTCACGGTGCTCGGCATGAAGATGGCGGGCTGGTGGTGGGCCCCGGCCTGA
- a CDS encoding recombination-associated protein RdgC: MFKNVTIYRIAPGWTATLEAMETALDAARFVPCGATQDKAVGWVEPRGEANGPLAESVAGQRILKLMIESKAVPGSVVREKADEEAEHIEATTGRKPGKKQMKELREDALLSLLPQAFPRRMAVWVWIDLANGLLITDASSQGKADELVTALVNVFNDLSLTLLQTAITPQTAMTSWLSAPVSDEDEGGAPGGFSVERECELKSGDEEKSVVKFTRHNLATDEVRKHITEGKLPTRLAMSWEGRIGFVLTESMQLKKLAFLEGVFDDRAGDGDSGFDTDVALSTGELQKLIPELIEALGGEIVPGMAMPDAPAAAPAKPKQEAVTAVGDDDPPF; the protein is encoded by the coding sequence GTGTTCAAGAATGTGACGATTTACCGCATCGCGCCCGGCTGGACCGCGACGCTGGAAGCCATGGAAACCGCGCTCGACGCGGCCCGTTTTGTGCCTTGTGGCGCCACCCAGGACAAAGCCGTGGGCTGGGTCGAGCCGCGCGGCGAGGCGAATGGCCCGCTGGCCGAGTCCGTGGCCGGGCAGCGCATCCTCAAACTGATGATCGAGAGCAAGGCCGTGCCCGGCTCGGTCGTGCGCGAGAAGGCGGATGAAGAAGCCGAGCACATCGAGGCCACCACCGGCCGCAAGCCCGGCAAGAAGCAGATGAAAGAGCTGCGCGAAGACGCGCTGCTGTCGCTGCTGCCGCAGGCCTTTCCACGCCGCATGGCGGTGTGGGTCTGGATCGACCTGGCCAACGGCCTGCTGATCACCGACGCCAGCAGCCAGGGCAAGGCCGACGAGCTGGTGACCGCGCTGGTCAACGTGTTCAACGACCTGTCCCTCACCCTGCTGCAGACCGCCATCACGCCGCAGACCGCGATGACCTCGTGGCTCTCGGCCCCGGTGTCCGACGAAGACGAAGGCGGCGCGCCCGGTGGCTTCTCGGTCGAGCGCGAGTGCGAGCTGAAATCGGGCGACGAAGAGAAGAGCGTGGTGAAGTTCACCCGCCACAACCTCGCCACCGACGAGGTGCGCAAGCACATCACCGAGGGCAAGCTGCCCACGCGCCTGGCCATGAGCTGGGAAGGCCGCATCGGCTTCGTGCTCACCGAGTCCATGCAGCTCAAGAAGCTCGCGTTCCTCGAAGGCGTGTTCGACGACCGCGCGGGCGACGGCGACAGCGGCTTCGACACCGACGTGGCGCTGAGCACCGGCGAGCTGCAAAAACTGATCCCTGAACTGATCGAAGCCCTGGGCGGCGAGATCGTGCCCGGCATGGCGATGCCCGACGCCCCGGCCGCGGCACCGGCCAAGCCCAAGCAGGAAGCCGTCACCGCCGTCGGCGACGACGACCCGCCGTTTTGA
- a CDS encoding LamB/YcsF family protein, which yields MNAKTINLNADLGESFGAWRMGDDAALLQVIGSANIACGFHAGDPVVMRETVRLALANGVSLGAHPAFPDLQGFGRRAMQLSAKELEATILYQVGALQAMAAAEGGRVTHVKPHGALNNIACADAGVAATVARAVRALDRDLILLAPALSALEAAGEAAGLRLGREVFADRTYQPDGQLTPRSQPGAVLHDAQACVQHVLRMLDAHGIVTADGQRLPTPIHSICVHGDGPDAVASAQQIRLALEAAGYRLQPLTALI from the coding sequence ATGAATGCCAAAACCATCAACCTCAACGCCGACCTCGGCGAAAGTTTCGGCGCCTGGCGCATGGGCGACGATGCGGCGCTGCTGCAGGTGATCGGCAGCGCCAACATCGCCTGCGGCTTCCACGCGGGCGACCCGGTCGTGATGCGCGAGACCGTGCGCCTCGCGCTGGCCAACGGCGTGAGCCTGGGCGCGCACCCGGCGTTTCCCGACTTGCAAGGCTTTGGCCGCCGCGCGATGCAGCTGTCGGCCAAGGAGCTGGAGGCCACCATCCTCTACCAGGTCGGCGCGCTGCAGGCCATGGCCGCGGCCGAAGGCGGTCGGGTCACGCACGTCAAGCCGCACGGGGCGCTCAACAACATCGCCTGCGCCGACGCTGGCGTGGCCGCCACCGTGGCGCGCGCCGTGCGGGCGCTGGACCGGGACCTCATCCTGCTCGCGCCCGCCCTCTCGGCGCTCGAAGCGGCCGGCGAGGCGGCCGGCCTGCGCTTGGGCCGTGAGGTGTTTGCCGACCGGACCTATCAACCAGACGGTCAGCTCACACCCCGCTCGCAGCCCGGCGCCGTGCTGCACGACGCCCAGGCCTGCGTGCAACACGTGCTGCGCATGCTCGACGCGCACGGCATCGTCACCGCCGACGGCCAGCGCCTGCCCACCCCCATCCACAGCATCTGCGTGCACGGCGACGGGCCCGACGCCGTGGCCTCGGCCCAGCAGATCCGGCTCGCGCTCGAAGCCGCCGGTTACAGACTGCAACCACTGACGGCACTCATCTGA
- a CDS encoding biotin-dependent carboxyltransferase family protein produces MSGLLEIAQPGIGTTVQDRGRAGHRHHGMPLSGWLDGPLARAANALLGNPPDAAVLELRGTGTVLRVAAGPVRVALAGRVGATCLRNDGGRSPLPAWHSVTLREGDQLLLGPAESGCAYLAVAGGLLMEPQLGSRASYWRAGLAGVLGRAFRPGDMLPCGAWGHADPREWRCRSPWTANEGPVRVLLGPQQDHFTPDAIAQFLNQDWEATAAQDRMGLRFQGEPLAHVNAAAADIVSDGVTPGAIQVPANGLPIVLLADGQTVGGYPKIATVISADLPRLAHLRPGTRVRFEAVNLEQAHRALKDEHERWQRWLNSRETYLPPGTVDEAALYTCNLIDGMQRADP; encoded by the coding sequence ATGAGCGGCCTGCTGGAAATCGCACAACCCGGCATCGGCACCACCGTGCAGGACCGTGGCCGCGCGGGCCACCGGCACCACGGCATGCCGCTCTCCGGCTGGCTCGACGGACCGCTGGCCCGTGCGGCCAACGCCCTGCTCGGCAACCCGCCCGACGCGGCCGTGCTGGAGCTGCGCGGCACGGGCACGGTGCTGCGCGTGGCGGCCGGGCCGGTGCGCGTGGCGCTCGCGGGCCGCGTCGGCGCCACCTGTCTGCGCAACGACGGTGGTCGCAGCCCCCTGCCCGCCTGGCACAGCGTCACGCTGCGCGAGGGCGACCAGCTGCTGCTCGGCCCGGCCGAGAGCGGTTGCGCTTACCTGGCCGTGGCCGGTGGCCTGCTCATGGAGCCCCAGCTCGGCAGCCGCGCCAGCTACTGGCGCGCCGGGCTGGCCGGCGTGCTGGGTCGCGCCTTCCGCCCGGGCGACATGCTGCCTTGCGGCGCCTGGGGCCACGCCGACCCGAGGGAATGGCGTTGCCGTTCGCCGTGGACCGCGAACGAGGGCCCGGTGCGCGTGCTGCTCGGCCCTCAACAAGACCACTTCACCCCCGACGCCATCGCCCAGTTCCTGAATCAGGACTGGGAAGCCACCGCCGCGCAGGACCGCATGGGCCTGCGCTTCCAGGGTGAACCGCTGGCGCACGTCAACGCCGCGGCGGCGGACATCGTGTCCGACGGCGTGACGCCCGGCGCGATCCAGGTGCCGGCCAACGGCCTGCCCATCGTGCTGCTCGCCGACGGTCAGACCGTGGGCGGCTACCCCAAGATCGCCACCGTGATCAGCGCCGACTTGCCCCGGCTCGCGCACCTGCGGCCCGGCACGCGCGTGCGCTTCGAGGCGGTGAACCTGGAACAGGCCCACCGCGCGCTGAAAGACGAACACGAGCGCTGGCAGCGCTGGCTCAACTCGCGCGAGACCTACCTGCCACCCGGCACGGTGGACGAAGCCGCGCTCTACACCTGCAACCTCATCGACGGCATGCAACGCGCCGACCCCTGA
- the pxpB gene encoding 5-oxoprolinase subunit PxpB: MSTDTPPRLLALGDSAWTLEFGSAIDPAINARVMGLAERVSQARASEPLMASVTDVVPTFRSLTVHYDPLEADATALGERLRVLAQDGHQAMQPGRLWHLPVCFDADFAPDLPRLAEAKGLNPDEVIHHLLAATFRVYMLGFQPGFPYMGGVPPELHMPRLPAPRQKVPAQSLAVAGEMCAVYPWDSPGGWNLLGRTPVVLFDLRHAEQPALLAAGDEVRCHAVDRATHDRLAAEIARGLPRETFLKAPER; this comes from the coding sequence ATGAGTACTGACACGCCCCCCCGCCTGCTCGCCCTCGGCGACAGCGCCTGGACGCTGGAGTTCGGCAGTGCCATCGACCCGGCCATCAACGCCCGCGTGATGGGCCTGGCCGAGCGGGTGTCGCAGGCGCGTGCTTCGGAACCGCTGATGGCATCGGTCACCGATGTGGTGCCCACCTTCCGCTCGCTCACGGTGCATTACGACCCCTTGGAAGCCGATGCCACCGCGCTGGGCGAGCGCCTGCGGGTGCTCGCCCAGGACGGTCACCAGGCCATGCAGCCCGGCCGTCTCTGGCACCTGCCGGTGTGTTTCGACGCCGACTTCGCGCCCGACCTGCCCCGGCTCGCCGAAGCCAAGGGCCTGAACCCTGACGAAGTGATCCATCACCTGCTCGCCGCCACCTTCCGGGTCTACATGCTCGGCTTCCAGCCGGGCTTCCCGTACATGGGCGGCGTGCCGCCCGAGCTGCACATGCCGCGACTGCCGGCGCCGCGCCAGAAGGTGCCCGCGCAATCGCTGGCCGTGGCGGGCGAGATGTGCGCGGTCTACCCCTGGGACAGCCCTGGCGGCTGGAACCTGCTGGGTCGCACGCCGGTGGTGCTGTTCGACCTGCGCCACGCCGAGCAGCCGGCCCTGCTCGCGGCCGGCGACGAGGTGCGGTGCCACGCCGTGGACCGTGCGACCCACGACCGGCTGGCCGCCGAGATCGCTCGTGGGCTGCCACGCGAAACGTTTCTGAAGGCACCCGAGCGATGA
- a CDS encoding winged helix DNA-binding protein yields MAKTPKATSTPAAKAPGSHIVSSAHLVSPQSAEMSEFEFGLIVASNAFHRWVVHCMSAAGLKDLMPLDVLVLHHVSHRARDKRLSDICFIMNIEDTHLVNYSLKKLVSLGVVVSSKSGKEVTYAATETGSASVQRYREIRERCLIQALHADDALNKDIGELARLLRVLSGMYDQAARSAASL; encoded by the coding sequence ATGGCCAAGACACCCAAAGCAACATCCACGCCCGCCGCGAAGGCTCCCGGCTCGCACATCGTGTCGTCGGCGCACCTGGTCTCGCCGCAGAGCGCGGAGATGAGCGAGTTCGAGTTCGGCCTGATCGTGGCGAGCAACGCCTTCCACCGCTGGGTCGTGCACTGCATGTCGGCCGCCGGCCTGAAAGACCTGATGCCGCTGGACGTGCTGGTCCTGCACCACGTCTCGCACCGCGCGCGGGACAAACGCCTGTCGGACATCTGTTTCATCATGAACATCGAGGACACGCACCTCGTCAACTACTCGCTCAAGAAGCTCGTGAGCCTGGGCGTGGTGGTGTCCAGCAAGTCGGGCAAGGAAGTGACCTACGCCGCCACGGAGACGGGCAGCGCCAGCGTGCAGCGCTACCGCGAGATCCGCGAGCGATGCCTGATCCAGGCGCTGCACGCGGACGACGCGCTCAACAAGGACATCGGCGAGCTCGCGCGCCTGCTGCGCGTGCTCTCGGGCATGTACGACCAGGCGGCGCGGTCCGCGGCGTCACTGTGA
- a CDS encoding TRAP transporter substrate-binding protein — protein sequence MNRRAFQLSMAAAAVALSTLTTTSAFAQTKWDLATAYPASNFHTVNISQFAADVDKASGGKLKMTVHANAALFKAPEIKRAVQGGQAQAGEILLVNYQNEWQVFGADGLPFLADSYDEAAKLWKVQRPVLEKKLAEQGMMVLFAVPWPPQGVYSKKPLNSAADLKGIKWRAYSPATARIAELVGAQPVTVQAAEVSQAFATGVTESMMSSGSTGADAKLYEHVKYWYDTQAWLPKNALLVNKKAFDALDKPTQDAVLKAAADAETRGWAESKKANGESLDKLKAGGMQILPAPAQLKTDMKQVGDTMLKEWLTKAGPEGQAMVDAFRK from the coding sequence ATGAACCGTCGCGCTTTCCAACTCTCGATGGCCGCTGCCGCTGTCGCGCTCTCCACGCTGACCACCACCTCGGCCTTCGCCCAGACCAAGTGGGACCTGGCCACCGCCTACCCGGCCAGCAACTTCCACACGGTCAACATCAGCCAGTTCGCGGCTGACGTGGACAAGGCCAGCGGCGGCAAGCTCAAGATGACGGTTCACGCCAACGCCGCGCTGTTCAAGGCGCCCGAGATCAAGCGCGCGGTGCAGGGCGGTCAGGCCCAGGCCGGCGAGATCCTGCTGGTGAACTACCAGAACGAATGGCAGGTCTTCGGCGCCGACGGCCTGCCGTTCCTGGCCGACAGCTACGACGAAGCGGCCAAACTCTGGAAGGTGCAACGCCCGGTGCTGGAGAAGAAGCTGGCGGAGCAGGGCATGATGGTCTTGTTCGCTGTGCCGTGGCCGCCGCAGGGCGTGTACAGCAAGAAGCCGCTGAACAGCGCGGCCGATCTCAAGGGCATCAAGTGGCGCGCCTACAGCCCGGCCACCGCGCGCATCGCCGAGCTGGTGGGCGCCCAGCCGGTCACCGTGCAGGCGGCCGAGGTCAGCCAGGCCTTCGCCACGGGCGTGACCGAAAGCATGATGTCCAGCGGCTCCACCGGTGCCGACGCCAAGCTGTACGAACACGTGAAGTACTGGTACGACACCCAGGCCTGGCTGCCCAAGAACGCGCTGCTGGTGAACAAGAAGGCCTTTGATGCGCTGGACAAACCGACGCAGGATGCCGTGCTGAAGGCCGCCGCCGACGCCGAGACCCGCGGCTGGGCCGAGAGCAAGAAGGCCAACGGCGAAAGCCTGGACAAGCTCAAGGCCGGTGGCATGCAGATCCTGCCGGCGCCCGCGCAGCTCAAGACCGACATGAAACAGGTCGGCGACACCATGCTCAAGGAGTGGCTCACCAAGGCCGGCCCTGAAGGCCAGGCCATGGTCGACGCGTTCCGCAAGTGA
- a CDS encoding TRAP transporter small permease gives MRRTLNALYDGCAWLAAVFMIGVLVMVLLSVLGRQLNFHVPGTDAYAGYAMAAAGFLALAHTLKRNEHIRVTLVLGKLTGRTRQGLELWSLSVAVLLSGLFAWFAARLVWQSIEFHDISTGNDATPLWMPQLAMAFGTLVLFIAFVDEWVLEARGQRLRVDGSETHHE, from the coding sequence ATGCGGCGCACGCTGAATGCCTTGTACGACGGCTGCGCCTGGCTCGCGGCGGTGTTCATGATCGGCGTGCTGGTCATGGTGCTGCTGTCGGTGCTGGGCCGGCAGCTCAACTTCCACGTGCCGGGCACCGATGCCTACGCCGGCTACGCCATGGCCGCCGCTGGCTTCCTGGCGCTGGCGCACACGCTCAAGCGCAACGAGCACATCCGCGTCACGCTGGTGCTGGGCAAACTCACCGGCCGTACCCGCCAGGGCCTGGAGCTGTGGTCGCTGAGCGTCGCGGTGCTGCTGTCCGGGTTGTTTGCCTGGTTCGCGGCGCGCCTGGTGTGGCAGTCGATCGAGTTCCACGACATCTCCACCGGCAACGACGCGACGCCGCTGTGGATGCCCCAGCTCGCGATGGCGTTCGGCACGCTGGTGCTGTTCATCGCCTTCGTGGACGAATGGGTGCTGGAAGCGCGCGGTCAGCGCCTGCGCGTTGACGGATCGGAGACGCACCATGAATGA
- a CDS encoding TRAP transporter large permease codes for MNEMLVTGFLIVTLFALLGSGVWIGLTLAGVAWIGMELFSTRSAGDAMAVTIWGSASSWTLTALPLFIWMGEILFRTKLSENMFKGLAPWVNSLPGRLLHTNILGSTIFAAVSGSSAATCATIGKMTIPELTARGYPPERVIGSLGGASTLGLLIPPSIVMIVYGVAAEVSIAKLFVAGMIPGLMLAGLFSGYLMVWSLFNPDKIPQADPGMSFTDKLRASSELIPVVLLIGGVIGSIYVGVATATEAAAIGVVGSLMLSAYQKSLNWQNFKDALLGATRLYCMMALILAGAAFLTLSMGYIGLPRHLAEWVGSLGLSPGLLLIALALFFILLGCFLDGISMIVLTMGVLIPTVQAAGIDLIWFGIFIVIVVEMAQITPPVGFNLFVLQGMTKREINWIASVCMPYFFLMVLAVCLLWWFPQIVMWLPGRM; via the coding sequence ATGAATGAGATGCTCGTCACCGGGTTTCTGATCGTCACCCTGTTCGCCCTGCTGGGCAGCGGCGTCTGGATCGGCCTCACGCTGGCCGGCGTGGCCTGGATCGGCATGGAGCTGTTCTCCACACGCAGCGCGGGCGACGCGATGGCCGTCACCATCTGGGGCTCGGCCAGCAGCTGGACGCTGACCGCGCTGCCGCTGTTCATCTGGATGGGCGAGATCCTGTTCCGCACCAAGCTGTCCGAGAACATGTTCAAGGGCCTGGCGCCCTGGGTCAACTCGCTGCCGGGCCGGCTGCTGCACACCAACATCCTGGGCAGCACGATCTTTGCGGCGGTGTCGGGTTCGTCGGCCGCGACCTGCGCCACCATCGGCAAGATGACCATCCCTGAGCTGACCGCGCGCGGCTACCCGCCGGAGCGCGTCATCGGCTCGCTGGGTGGTGCGAGCACGCTGGGCCTGCTGATCCCGCCCTCCATCGTGATGATCGTCTACGGTGTCGCGGCCGAGGTGTCGATCGCCAAGCTGTTCGTGGCGGGCATGATTCCGGGCCTGATGCTCGCGGGCCTGTTCAGCGGTTACCTGATGGTCTGGTCGCTGTTCAACCCCGACAAGATTCCGCAGGCCGATCCGGGCATGAGCTTCACCGACAAGTTGCGCGCTTCCAGCGAGCTGATCCCGGTGGTGCTGCTCATCGGCGGCGTGATCGGCTCGATCTACGTCGGCGTGGCCACCGCCACCGAGGCGGCCGCCATCGGCGTGGTCGGTTCGCTGATGCTGTCGGCGTACCAGAAGTCGCTCAACTGGCAGAACTTCAAGGACGCGTTGCTGGGCGCCACCCGCCTGTACTGCATGATGGCGCTGATCCTCGCTGGGGCGGCTTTCCTCACGCTGTCCATGGGCTACATCGGCCTGCCGCGCCACCTGGCCGAGTGGGTGGGGTCGCTGGGCCTGTCGCCGGGCCTGCTGCTGATCGCGCTGGCGCTGTTCTTCATCCTGCTGGGTTGTTTCCTCGACGGCATCTCCATGATCGTACTGACCATGGGCGTGCTGATCCCGACGGTGCAGGCCGCGGGCATCGACCTGATCTGGTTCGGCATCTTCATCGTCATCGTGGTGGAGATGGCGCAGATCACGCCGCCGGTGGGCTTCAACCTGTTTGTGCTGCAGGGCATGACCAAGCGCGAGATCAACTGGATCGCCAGCGTCTGCATGCCGTACTTCTTCCTCATGGTGCTGGCCGTGTGCCTGCTCTGGTGGTTCCCGCAGATCGTGATGTGGCTGCCGGGGCGGATGTGA
- a CDS encoding NAD(P)/FAD-dependent oxidoreductase, whose product MTRARLGQQVVVLGAGMVGIACALSLRQRGLAVTVVDPLGPGAATSHGNAGVLARSSLMPFNHPRLWPQLPGLLRGRSPGFRYNPLAMMSQWRWGLSFLSHAREQAFRETTTALDALIRQSGTVHRRWMDATGVAHRRRDEGWLFLYRSEAGFQSGAFGRETLARFGVATAELGAHELHDLEPHLQPIFRRALWVKDASSVDSPGELVRAYARWLVELGGQLQTTEATQLQRDNGGWSIGTSDGRALRADHVVIALGPWSRDFLRQHVGLKLPMGFERGYHRHFTPANGAAINRPVYDTAAGYVLAPMAQGLRLTTGVELNAQHAPSRPAQLDAAERAAREAVALGERTAEPDWLGSRPTLPDSRPMVGECPGQAGVWLALGHQHIGFSSGPGTGELLAQLMLGEPTTLDPHPFRPQRFLRS is encoded by the coding sequence ATGACGCGTGCAAGGCTGGGACAACAGGTGGTGGTGCTGGGCGCGGGCATGGTGGGCATCGCCTGCGCGCTCTCGTTGCGCCAGCGCGGCCTGGCCGTGACCGTGGTCGACCCGCTGGGGCCGGGCGCTGCGACTTCGCACGGCAACGCCGGCGTGCTGGCGCGCAGCTCGCTCATGCCGTTCAACCACCCCCGGCTGTGGCCTCAATTGCCGGGTCTGCTGCGCGGGCGCAGCCCGGGCTTTCGCTACAACCCGCTGGCGATGATGAGCCAATGGCGCTGGGGTCTGTCGTTCCTGTCCCATGCGCGGGAGCAGGCCTTTCGCGAGACCACGACCGCGCTGGACGCCCTCATCCGTCAATCCGGCACCGTGCACCGCCGGTGGATGGACGCGACCGGTGTCGCGCACCGCCGCCGTGACGAGGGCTGGCTGTTCCTCTACCGCAGCGAAGCCGGCTTCCAATCGGGCGCTTTCGGGCGCGAGACGCTGGCCCGCTTCGGCGTGGCCACCGCCGAACTGGGCGCACACGAACTGCACGATCTGGAGCCGCACCTGCAGCCCATCTTCCGCAGGGCCCTGTGGGTGAAAGACGCCAGCTCGGTCGACAGCCCGGGTGAGCTGGTGCGCGCCTACGCGCGCTGGCTGGTGGAACTCGGCGGGCAGCTGCAGACCACCGAGGCCACACAGCTGCAACGAGACAACGGTGGTTGGTCCATCGGCACGTCCGATGGGCGCGCCCTGCGTGCCGATCACGTGGTGATCGCGCTCGGCCCGTGGTCGCGCGATTTCCTTCGACAGCATGTCGGACTGAAGCTGCCCATGGGCTTCGAGCGCGGCTACCACAGGCACTTCACGCCAGCGAATGGCGCGGCAATCAACCGGCCGGTGTACGACACCGCCGCCGGCTACGTGCTCGCGCCCATGGCGCAAGGGCTGCGGCTGACCACCGGGGTGGAGCTGAACGCACAACACGCGCCGTCTCGGCCGGCGCAGCTGGACGCCGCCGAGCGGGCCGCGCGCGAGGCGGTGGCGCTGGGTGAACGCACCGCTGAACCCGACTGGCTGGGCAGCCGTCCCACCCTGCCGGACAGCCGACCGATGGTCGGCGAGTGCCCCGGTCAGGCCGGGGTCTGGCTGGCGCTGGGCCACCAGCACATCGGCTTTTCCAGCGGGCCGGGCACCGGCGAGTTGCTGGCGCAGCTCATGCTGGGCGAGCCCACCACCCTCGACCCGCACCCGTTCAGGCCGCAGCGTTTCCTGCGGTCATGA
- a CDS encoding aspartate/glutamate racemase family protein, translating to MKDTKTEAERCLGVIMLDTRFPRPPGDIGSPDTWARAGIPVRFITVPGASARRVVQTQDPALLGPFADAARSLAHQGARLITTSCGFLAAWQAELQAAVDVPVITSSLLQCASMASPGIVTFDAASLHADLLHRAGVPAGTPVEGLQPGCELQSRILSDDTVLDLRQASEDVVDAAVRLVARHPEVEQVVLECTNMPPYRSAVAQATGRPVHDLETLLLKAWNEQRVKH from the coding sequence ATGAAGGACACGAAGACCGAAGCCGAAAGATGTCTGGGCGTCATCATGCTGGACACGCGTTTCCCGCGCCCGCCGGGCGACATCGGCAGCCCGGACACCTGGGCACGCGCCGGCATCCCGGTGCGCTTCATCACAGTGCCGGGGGCTTCGGCCCGGCGGGTGGTGCAGACCCAAGACCCGGCGCTGCTTGGACCTTTCGCAGACGCTGCAAGATCGCTGGCGCACCAGGGCGCCCGACTGATCACCACCAGTTGCGGCTTTCTGGCCGCGTGGCAAGCCGAGCTGCAGGCGGCGGTGGACGTGCCTGTGATCACCTCCAGCCTGTTGCAATGCGCCAGCATGGCGTCGCCGGGCATCGTCACGTTCGACGCCGCCTCGCTGCACGCCGATCTGCTGCATCGCGCGGGCGTCCCGGCGGGCACGCCCGTGGAAGGGCTGCAACCAGGGTGCGAACTGCAATCGCGCATCCTGAGCGACGACACCGTGTTGGATTTACGACAGGCGTCAGAGGACGTGGTGGACGCGGCGGTGCGACTGGTGGCGAGGCATCCCGAGGTGGAGCAGGTGGTGCTGGAGTGCACCAACATGCCGCCGTACCGAAGCGCCGTGGCCCAGGCCACCGGGCGACCGGTGCACGACCTGGAAACCTTGCTGCTGAAAGCCTGGAACGAGCAGCGGGTCAAACACTGA
- the lapB gene encoding lipopolysaccharide assembly protein LapB, with the protein MDLDLTWLLWGLPLAFALGWVASRLDLRQWRMESRQTPKAYFRGLNHLLNEQQDQAIDAFIEAVQRDPDTAELHFALGNLFRRRGDYDRAVRVHEHLLARADLDRKDRDRAQHALALDFLKAGLLDRAESALHKLDGSAFEGEALLALLAISERSRDWPQAQAIAQRLENANQGSFSPRLSHYLCEEAELAQSKGDATEALRLLGKAVDRAPQQARGWLALSALKAQQGDTSGAMDTLKQMATEAPQGMPLAAQPLADLSKLVGRQAEALQLLHTAQAHAPSLDITEALAHLSPDAARSHYLAHLEREPSLVIATKWLGGETLSDPTAQKRVQAALEQASAPLKRYRCAACGFEARQHFWHCPGCQSWDSYPARRVEEL; encoded by the coding sequence ATGGATCTTGATCTCACCTGGCTCCTGTGGGGCCTGCCTCTGGCGTTCGCGCTCGGCTGGGTCGCTTCGCGCCTGGACCTGCGCCAGTGGCGCATGGAAAGCCGGCAGACGCCGAAGGCCTATTTCCGGGGCCTGAACCACCTGCTGAACGAGCAGCAGGACCAGGCCATCGACGCCTTCATCGAGGCGGTCCAGCGGGACCCCGACACGGCCGAGTTGCACTTTGCGCTGGGCAACCTGTTCCGCCGCCGAGGGGACTATGACCGCGCTGTCCGGGTTCACGAACACCTGCTCGCGCGCGCCGACCTCGACCGCAAGGACCGCGACCGCGCCCAGCACGCCTTGGCGCTCGATTTCCTGAAGGCGGGTCTGCTGGACCGTGCCGAGTCGGCGTTGCACAAGCTCGATGGTTCTGCCTTCGAAGGCGAGGCCCTGCTAGCGCTGCTCGCCATCAGCGAGCGCTCGCGCGACTGGCCCCAGGCCCAGGCGATTGCCCAGCGGCTGGAAAACGCCAACCAGGGCAGCTTCAGCCCGCGCCTGTCCCACTACCTGTGCGAAGAGGCCGAGCTGGCCCAGAGCAAAGGCGACGCCACCGAAGCCCTGCGCCTGCTCGGCAAGGCCGTGGACCGGGCGCCTCAACAGGCACGGGGCTGGCTGGCGCTCTCGGCGCTCAAGGCCCAGCAGGGCGACACGTCGGGGGCCATGGACACCTTGAAGCAAATGGCCACCGAGGCGCCTCAAGGCATGCCGCTGGCGGCCCAACCACTGGCCGACCTGTCCAAACTGGTCGGGCGCCAGGCGGAGGCCCTCCAGCTGCTGCACACGGCACAGGCCCACGCGCCTTCGCTGGACATCACCGAAGCCCTGGCGCACCTGAGCCCGGATGCCGCGCGATCCCACTACCTCGCCCACCTGGAGCGAGAACCTTCGCTGGTGATCGCCACGAAATGGCTGGGCGGCGAGACACTCTCCGACCCCACTGCCCAGAAGCGGGTGCAGGCTGCACTGGAACAGGCCAGCGCGCCGCTCAAACGTTACCGTTGCGCTGCCTGCGGCTTCGAGGCGCGGCAGCACTTCTGGCATTGCCCGGGTTGCCAGAGCTGGGACAGCTACCCGGCGCGGCGCGTAGAGGAGCTGTGA